A stretch of DNA from Strigops habroptila isolate Jane chromosome 1, bStrHab1.2.pri, whole genome shotgun sequence:
AGCAATGCAAGCTTCTAGTCAGTAGGGCTTCCCCATTGATtccaacattttctttctctcttctgctgagGGCATCTCTGGTTTCACaccatttcttctcctttgcatCATAATGGCATGCTGAAAATAGAAAGTGACCATTAGAACACAGATTTCTCAGAGGTCTCTGCCTCTGAGCTCTGAATGAATAAGATTCTTTAATAGAAGCACTCTTTATATATCTAGAGCCTGATACTCTAAGTCTGATTAGCTGATAACTAAATGTGCTAGTATTTAATTGAAGAAATCTGATAGTTTACcttgctgcttcagaaaatagTGTAATGGGAATACTGTAATTTCACTATGTCAGACTAacatctgtaaatatttttttggtaGTTTGTGCAAGGCTAAGATAGAAGACTCTTTAGTACTATGGCATAcgaaaagaaaatagagaacaGTTTAACTGCACATAGTTCCTCATGATGCTTCTCTACCacaagagagaaggaaataaggACACCACCAAATAAGAATGAACTCTTCCTAAGCTTTATCTTAGGTTCAAGTAAACATGACCCAAaccaatggaaaaaaagggaacttgcctcagaatttttttcattacatccatttaaaacaaaacttatTACTAGAAACATGAGACTCAAATTCAGAGGGAAATATTATCAGGTACTGCAAAAACACAGACTCATAAATCCAAGAGGGTAAACTTAAGAGAACCAAGTGAAGTACTTTGATGTGCATCTGCTTAAATCTTCCAGCAGTACATACTGAGACTACCTAGGCCTGCAAGTCACTGTAAAAACAGTAGCGGTCAGCACTTAGTTTGCAGAGTTCAGAAGGCAGTGTGTCAGAAGTAATGTACTTAAAGCAAGGTTTTACATGGAGTAAAATTTAGAAAATCTACTGTGCTTACCCAgaattttctgcagtttctgtaCTTCAAAAAATAAGCAGTACACTTATCCTTGTTATAGTTGTTGTCATCCATACATTTATTAGAGGCATCTGTTTCCTTTAACAGGGAAAACATAGTTCAGGGCTGAGGGAAGTTACTGTACTCAATGTCTAAAAATTCTAACAAATCCCAGAATGAAGATAGGAGGCAGCTTCTCAGATGAAAGAATACTATCAAAGAGAGCAGAGGAACATCTATCACAAAGGATGATCAGTAATTCCAAGCAATgacttcatttaaagaaaacagacattaGTGATCTTTAAATAGTAAGGATAGCATCCATAGAAGAGTTGTTTACAAAGATGCGTGGTATAACTCacaaaagactttaaaaaatcaACCAAGCTTGTCTAACCAGGATTTCAGGCTCTGGTTTTAAGGACAGAAAATTGAAGAGATTGTTATCAGCTGTTCTATTCCTATTTATGAGGAATTACTTGTTATTTCACACTTACTATAATGCATGATTTTTCCCATCTTCAGACTCTTTAAGAAACTTTTAACGCAAAATGCCAATGTAAGAGTGCaacccataaaaaaaaaatcctctagaAATCGTACTGTTTAActttaaaacatacaaacaagTCACAATTT
This window harbors:
- the CHCHD7 gene encoding coiled-coil-helix-coiled-coil-helix domain-containing protein 7; amino-acid sequence: MSRHAQLRDHDVNPCVAETDASNKCMDDNNYNKDKCTAYFLKYRNCRKFWHAIMMQRRRNGVKPEMPSAEERKKMLESMGKPY